The Gillisia sp. Hel_I_86 genome has a segment encoding these proteins:
- the mreC gene encoding rod shape-determining protein MreC codes for MQQIFNFLIRNKNNILFLLLFGVSIFFTIQSHSFHKSKFISSANFITGGIYKKANSIQSYFYLEEYNKRLLEENNLLRNKLSNVPDTLFNDTFIDSTVYEGIYEFRTARVINNNYAKVDNYITLDKGRKDHILPESGVVTSQGIVGIIDNATKNYARVISILNSDSKINAQLKKTNHFGSLVWNGKDPNVVQLTDVPRLAPVKKGDTIITGGKSLIFPRGIPIGNIIGFELDENGSYYTIDIQLFNDMTNIGHVYVIVNKDRKEIRELEEIDD; via the coding sequence ATGCAGCAGATATTCAATTTTCTTATCCGCAATAAGAATAACATCTTATTTCTGTTGCTGTTTGGCGTATCTATATTTTTCACGATTCAGTCCCATTCATTCCATAAAAGCAAATTTATTAGTTCTGCTAATTTCATTACCGGTGGGATCTATAAAAAAGCGAATAGCATTCAATCTTATTTTTATCTTGAAGAATACAACAAACGCCTTCTGGAAGAGAATAATTTGTTACGAAACAAGCTTTCCAATGTCCCAGATACTTTGTTCAATGACACTTTCATAGATTCTACCGTCTACGAGGGGATTTATGAGTTTAGGACCGCTAGGGTTATTAATAATAACTATGCTAAAGTAGATAATTACATCACCTTGGATAAGGGCAGAAAAGACCATATTTTACCGGAATCTGGTGTGGTTACCAGCCAAGGGATAGTTGGGATAATAGATAATGCCACTAAAAATTACGCTAGGGTGATTTCTATATTGAACAGCGATTCCAAAATAAATGCACAACTTAAAAAGACCAACCATTTTGGTTCTTTGGTATGGAATGGCAAGGATCCCAATGTAGTCCAGTTAACAGATGTGCCTAGATTGGCTCCTGTTAAAAAAGGGGACACCATTATAACGGGCGGGAAATCTTTAATTTTTCCTCGCGGTATTCCAATTGGCAATATTATAGGCTTTGAGTTAGATGAAAATGGGAGTTATTACACAATAGACATTCAATTATTTAATGATATGACCAATATTGGTCATGTGTATGTTATTGTGAACAAGGATAGGAAAGAAATAAGGGAACTGGAGGAAATAGATGACTAA
- a CDS encoding rod shape-determining protein has translation MGFFDFLIEEIAIDLGTANTLVIHNDKVVVDSPSIVARDRTTGKIIAVGKEAAMMQGKTHENIKTIRPLKDGVIADFDASEKMISMFIKEIPALKKKMFTPALRMVICIPSGITEVEMRAVKESAERVNGKEVYLIHEPMAAAIGIGIDIMQPKGNMIVDIGGGTTEIAVIALGGIVCDKSVKIAGDVFTNDIVYYMRTQHNLYVGERTAEKIKIQIGAATEDLEVPPEEMSVQGRDLLTGKPKQVQISYREIAKALDKSILRIEDAVMETLSQTPPELAADIYNTGIYLAGGGSMLRGLDKRLSLKTDLPVYIAEDPLRAVVRGTGICLKNLARYKGILIK, from the coding sequence CATTGAAGAAATAGCAATAGATTTAGGAACCGCCAACACATTGGTAATCCACAACGATAAAGTAGTAGTAGATAGTCCATCTATTGTAGCCAGGGACAGGACCACCGGTAAAATTATCGCCGTTGGGAAAGAAGCTGCGATGATGCAAGGGAAAACCCATGAGAACATTAAAACCATTCGGCCTTTAAAGGATGGTGTAATTGCAGATTTTGATGCCAGTGAGAAAATGATAAGCATGTTTATCAAGGAAATTCCTGCATTAAAGAAAAAAATGTTTACTCCAGCTTTAAGAATGGTTATTTGTATCCCTTCTGGAATTACAGAAGTAGAAATGAGAGCGGTAAAAGAAAGTGCAGAGCGGGTTAATGGAAAAGAGGTGTATCTTATTCACGAACCAATGGCAGCAGCAATTGGTATTGGTATAGACATCATGCAGCCAAAAGGAAACATGATCGTCGATATAGGAGGTGGTACTACAGAAATTGCCGTGATTGCTCTTGGAGGAATTGTTTGCGATAAGTCTGTGAAAATTGCAGGGGATGTTTTTACCAATGATATTGTGTATTACATGCGTACCCAGCATAACTTATATGTTGGAGAGCGTACTGCTGAAAAAATAAAAATTCAAATAGGTGCTGCTACCGAAGATCTTGAAGTTCCGCCAGAGGAAATGAGCGTTCAGGGTAGGGATTTACTTACTGGGAAACCGAAACAGGTTCAAATATCTTACAGAGAAATCGCGAAGGCATTGGATAAATCTATTTTAAGGATAGAAGATGCCGTGATGGAAACGTTATCCCAAACCCCCCCAGAATTAGCTGCCGATATTTACAATACCGGGATCTATCTTGCAGGTGGAGGTTCTATGCTAAGAGGCCTAGACAAACGTTTATCCTTAAAAACAGATCTCCCGGTATACATTGCAGAAGACCCATTAAGAGCCGTTGTTCGAGGAACCGGAATATGCCTTAAAAACCTTGCCCGTTACAAAGGAATATTGATAAAGTAG